A stretch of the Pedobacter sp. MC2016-14 genome encodes the following:
- the atpH gene encoding ATP synthase F1 subunit delta, whose product MLENKAASRYAKSIIDLATEQNALEQIKTDMAFIAQLIDQNSELEAILKNPIVPLAKKSAILQDLFSGKVHEITLAFLKLMVSKGRSEIIFGAAKSVVKQYNILKGIVTAEVASAIELTDSNRAEIVALVKKSLGANEVLIKEKINADLIGGFVLTVGDKQYNASISQGLNKLKQELAQGVA is encoded by the coding sequence ATGTTAGAAAATAAAGCAGCATCAAGATACGCTAAATCCATCATCGACCTGGCTACTGAGCAGAATGCGCTGGAGCAAATTAAAACCGATATGGCTTTTATTGCGCAGCTGATTGATCAAAACTCAGAGTTAGAGGCCATATTGAAAAATCCAATTGTGCCTTTGGCTAAAAAATCTGCGATCCTTCAGGATCTTTTTTCTGGAAAGGTTCATGAAATTACCCTTGCCTTTCTTAAACTGATGGTAAGCAAAGGCCGCTCTGAAATCATTTTTGGCGCTGCCAAATCTGTAGTTAAACAATACAATATCCTTAAAGGTATTGTAACTGCAGAAGTAGCCTCGGCAATTGAACTTACAGACAGCAACAGAGCAGAAATTGTTGCCCTTGTTAAAAAATCGCTTGGTGCAAATGAAGTGCTGATCAAAGAAAAGATCAATGCAGATTTAATTGGTGGTTTCGTACTTACTGTAGGAGACAAACAATACAATGCAAGTATCTCGCAAGGATTAAACAAACTAAAACAGGAATTGGCACAAGGTGTAGCCTAA
- a CDS encoding AtpZ/AtpI family protein — MEEQPEKSPKKPIHSYIRYSATGFQMLATIGIFTFAGYKIDEYRGSEKLIFTALLGLIGVIASLYQVVRQLNSKK, encoded by the coding sequence ATGGAAGAGCAACCAGAAAAGTCACCCAAAAAGCCAATCCACTCCTACATCCGTTATTCAGCTACAGGATTTCAAATGCTGGCTACCATAGGTATTTTCACTTTCGCAGGCTATAAAATAGACGAATACAGGGGCAGCGAAAAGCTGATTTTTACAGCCTTGCTGGGACTTATAGGCGTGATTGCCTCGCTATATCAGGTCGTTCGACAACTCAATAGTAAAAAATAA
- a CDS encoding PH domain-containing protein produces MNLIDRFLSDEQDPKTVEKVLGKLNDMLTTNEELIYLAVQKKPAVNLLPDCIAVSNKRIFYCEPANFGITMNFKDISWKSIKEISSKEELFGSKFICVPQYGENIITEFIPKVQARKLYQAAYEQLEKFKEEQRQSEIEDRRPAPSPVTVNAQPAETILEPVAPVSKPAVEDTEDETTLKLRKLKTLFDKQLITLEEYEAKKADILDSL; encoded by the coding sequence ATGAATTTAATAGATAGATTTTTAAGCGACGAACAAGATCCAAAAACCGTTGAAAAGGTACTGGGCAAATTGAACGATATGCTAACCACCAATGAAGAATTGATTTACCTCGCTGTTCAAAAAAAACCTGCGGTAAACTTGCTTCCTGATTGCATTGCTGTAAGTAACAAAAGGATTTTTTACTGTGAACCCGCCAATTTTGGCATCACCATGAATTTTAAAGACATCTCCTGGAAAAGCATCAAGGAAATCTCTTCTAAAGAAGAATTGTTTGGCTCTAAATTTATTTGTGTTCCACAGTACGGAGAAAATATCATTACGGAGTTTATCCCCAAGGTGCAAGCCAGAAAACTATATCAGGCAGCCTACGAGCAACTGGAGAAATTTAAAGAAGAGCAGAGACAAAGTGAAATCGAAGACAGGAGGCCGGCTCCTTCTCCCGTAACGGTAAATGCACAACCGGCTGAAACCATCCTTGAACCTGTAGCGCCAGTTAGTAAACCTGCTGTTGAAGATACCGAAGATGAAACTACCCTTAAATTAAGGAAACTAAAAACCTTGTTTGACAAACAACTCATTACCCTGGAAGAATACGAAGCTAAAAAAGCGGACATTCTGGATAGTTTATAA
- the atpB gene encoding F0F1 ATP synthase subunit A, which produces MDCNHVFEFNVNRLIVAFTLFLALFFVTPVLYAQEDTLKTTAAAHAEPEAEKKFNLGKFALHHIADSHSWHVIGDYYIGLPIMLYTNNGLVVFNANDFHHDDEAKIVVEKGGQRFVKMHEKIYYASETANEHGQYVDAGAEHHVNNARPLDFSMTKNVCTLLLSVIVILAVFLKVASGYKKRAGKSPKGLQSWMEPIIMFVRDDIAIPNLGHKYERFMPYLLTVFFFIWFNNMLGLIPFLPGGANLTGNISVTVVLATITFLMINFNGNKYYWKHIFTPDVPWWLYIVLVPVEIIGIFTKPIALAIRLFANITAGHILGLALIGLIFVFNSTAVSLASVPFALFIGAIELLVAFIQAFIFTILSALFIGMAIEEHH; this is translated from the coding sequence ATGGATTGTAACCACGTTTTTGAATTTAATGTTAATAGGCTAATCGTTGCTTTTACGCTTTTTTTAGCGCTTTTCTTTGTAACACCCGTGTTATATGCACAGGAAGACACATTGAAAACAACTGCTGCCGCTCATGCTGAACCAGAAGCAGAGAAAAAGTTTAACCTAGGTAAGTTTGCCCTGCACCATATCGCAGATTCGCACAGCTGGCACGTTATCGGAGATTACTATATTGGTCTGCCTATAATGCTGTATACCAACAACGGACTTGTTGTTTTTAACGCAAATGACTTTCATCATGATGATGAAGCTAAAATTGTAGTTGAAAAAGGCGGACAGCGTTTTGTTAAAATGCACGAAAAAATCTATTACGCTTCTGAAACTGCTAATGAGCATGGACAATATGTGGATGCAGGTGCAGAGCATCATGTAAATAATGCCCGCCCTTTAGATTTCTCGATGACCAAAAACGTATGTACTTTATTACTGTCGGTAATCGTGATTCTTGCCGTATTCCTTAAAGTAGCCAGCGGCTACAAAAAAAGAGCCGGCAAATCTCCAAAAGGTTTGCAATCCTGGATGGAACCAATCATCATGTTTGTACGTGACGATATCGCCATTCCAAATCTTGGTCATAAATACGAACGTTTTATGCCATACCTGTTAACCGTATTCTTCTTTATCTGGTTCAACAACATGTTAGGGTTAATCCCTTTTTTACCAGGAGGCGCCAACTTAACCGGAAACATTTCTGTAACGGTTGTATTGGCAACAATCACCTTTTTGATGATTAACTTCAACGGTAACAAATACTATTGGAAACACATCTTTACACCAGATGTACCATGGTGGTTATACATCGTTTTAGTTCCGGTAGAGATCATCGGTATCTTTACCAAACCAATTGCATTAGCCATTCGTTTGTTTGCCAACATCACTGCAGGTCACATTTTAGGATTAGCGCTGATTGGATTGATCTTCGTATTCAACTCCACAGCCGTTTCACTAGCCTCAGTACCTTTTGCCTTATTCATTGGTGCAATTGAACTACTGGTTGCATTTATACAAGCTTTTATATTTACCATTCTGTCTGCCTTGTTTATTGGTATGGCGATAGAAGAACACCACTAA
- the rsmI gene encoding 16S rRNA (cytidine(1402)-2'-O)-methyltransferase, translated as MENNTEGKLFLVPTPIGNLEDMTFRAIRVLKEADIILAEDTRTSAPLLKHFGIDKKAYSHHQHNEHKATAEIIKFLKEGKNVALISDAGTPAISDPGFFLVREVLKEDLAVECLPGATAFVPALVNSGLPCDAFVFEGFLPVKKGRQTRMKKLAEEERTIILYESPHRLLKTLTEFIAYFGAERQASVSRELTKMYEETVRGTIEEIKSHFENNILKGEFVICIAGAEEIKKNKKNAKDI; from the coding sequence TTGGAGAATAACACGGAGGGCAAACTATTTCTGGTACCTACCCCTATTGGCAATTTAGAAGACATGACCTTCAGGGCAATCCGTGTCTTAAAAGAAGCAGACATCATTCTGGCCGAAGACACCCGGACCAGTGCCCCTTTGCTGAAACACTTTGGCATCGATAAAAAAGCCTACTCCCACCACCAGCACAATGAACACAAAGCCACTGCTGAAATCATTAAGTTTTTAAAAGAAGGAAAAAATGTAGCCCTGATTTCTGATGCCGGCACACCAGCCATTTCAGATCCCGGGTTCTTTCTGGTACGTGAAGTACTCAAAGAAGACCTTGCGGTAGAATGCCTGCCCGGTGCAACTGCTTTTGTACCTGCTTTAGTGAATTCCGGCCTGCCTTGCGATGCTTTTGTATTTGAAGGATTTTTACCGGTTAAAAAAGGCAGACAAACCCGCATGAAGAAATTGGCAGAAGAAGAACGCACGATTATTTTATATGAAAGTCCGCACCGCCTGCTGAAAACATTAACGGAGTTTATCGCCTATTTTGGTGCAGAGCGACAAGCATCGGTAAGTAGAGAGCTTACCAAAATGTATGAAGAAACAGTGCGTGGCACTATAGAAGAAATAAAATCACATTTCGAAAACAATATATTAAAAGGAGAATTTGTAATTTGTATTGCCGGCGCCGAAGAAATAAAGAAAAATAAAAAGAACGCTAAAGACATATAA
- the serS gene encoding serine--tRNA ligase, whose product MLQVNYIRENREKVLERLSVRNFKQPELVDEIIRFDEERRQTQNSLDNLSAIANANAKQVGELMRAGKKEEAELIKAQTTSNKEEIKALSEQLALAEQNVYNALVQLPNLPGAQVPAGSTPEENEVVSLHGEPAQLHENALPHWELASKYDIIDFELGTKITGAGFPVYKGKGARLQRALINFFLDRATEAGYKEMQVPLMVNEASGFGTGQLPDKEGQMYHSTIDNLYLIPTAEVPVTNLYRDVILKEDELPVKNTAYTPCFRREAGSYGAHVRGLNRLHQFDKVELVQVVHPEKSYEILEEMSTYVQSLLSDLGLHFRVLRLCGGDMGFVAAMTYDMEVWSAAQQRWLEVSSVSNFEAYQSNRLKLRYKGATGKTQLAHTLNGSALALPRIVAAILENYQTAEGIKLPEVLVKYTGFDTID is encoded by the coding sequence ATGCTGCAAGTTAACTATATCCGTGAAAATAGAGAGAAAGTTTTAGAGCGCTTAAGTGTGCGTAATTTTAAACAGCCAGAACTGGTTGATGAAATCATCAGGTTTGATGAAGAACGCAGACAAACTCAAAATTCGCTGGATAACCTTTCTGCTATCGCAAATGCCAACGCCAAACAAGTTGGAGAGTTGATGAGAGCGGGTAAAAAAGAAGAAGCTGAGCTGATTAAAGCGCAGACTACATCCAATAAAGAAGAGATTAAAGCCTTGTCTGAGCAGCTGGCTTTGGCAGAGCAAAATGTATACAATGCTTTGGTGCAATTACCTAATTTACCAGGTGCACAGGTGCCTGCAGGAAGTACTCCGGAAGAAAATGAGGTGGTATCCTTACATGGTGAACCCGCTCAACTTCATGAAAATGCTTTGCCGCATTGGGAACTGGCTTCAAAATATGACATCATTGACTTTGAACTCGGCACCAAAATTACCGGAGCTGGTTTTCCGGTGTATAAAGGTAAAGGCGCAAGATTACAGCGCGCGCTGATTAACTTTTTTCTGGACAGGGCTACAGAAGCAGGCTATAAGGAAATGCAAGTGCCTTTGATGGTTAATGAGGCTTCTGGTTTTGGAACGGGACAGCTTCCTGATAAAGAGGGACAGATGTACCATTCTACCATAGATAACCTATACCTGATTCCGACCGCCGAAGTTCCGGTAACCAATTTGTATAGGGACGTCATTTTAAAGGAAGATGAACTACCGGTTAAAAATACAGCTTATACCCCGTGTTTCCGTCGTGAAGCAGGTTCATACGGCGCTCACGTGCGTGGTTTAAACCGCTTACACCAGTTTGATAAGGTAGAATTGGTACAGGTAGTGCATCCTGAAAAATCTTATGAGATTTTGGAAGAGATGAGTACCTATGTGCAATCTTTGTTAAGTGATTTGGGTTTACACTTCCGTGTATTGCGCCTGTGTGGTGGCGATATGGGCTTTGTAGCGGCCATGACTTACGATATGGAAGTTTGGAGTGCGGCTCAACAGCGTTGGTTGGAAGTATCTTCTGTATCTAATTTTGAAGCCTACCAAAGTAACCGTTTAAAATTAAGGTACAAAGGTGCTACTGGTAAAACCCAGTTGGCGCATACTTTAAATGGTAGTGCATTGGCTTTGCCTCGTATTGTAGCTGCCATCTTAGAGAACTATCAAACTGCGGAAGGCATTAAATTGCCTGAAGTATTGGTAAAATATACTGGTTTTGATACTATTGATTAA
- the atpA gene encoding F0F1 ATP synthase subunit alpha: MVEVRPDEVSAIIRQQLSGFKSEAELEEIGTVLQVGDGIARVYGLTKVQAGELVEFESGLQGIVLNLEEDNVGVVLLGPSDNIKEGDTIKRTKKIASIKVGEGMLGRVVNTMGEPIDGKGPILGETYEMPIERRAPGVIYRQPVTEPLQTGIKAIDAMIPIGRGQRELVIGDRQTGKSAVCIDTIINQKEFYDAGKPVLCIYVACGQKASTVANVVRTLEENGAMAYTVVISASAADPAPLQFYAPFSGAAIGEYFRDTGRPALIVYDDLSKQAVAYREVSLLLRRPPGREAYPGDVFYLHSRLLERAAKINSNDDIAKNMNDLPESIKHLVKGGGSLTALPIIETQAGDVSAYIPTNVISITDGQIFLESNLFNSGVRPAINVGISVSRVGGNAQIKSMKKVAGTLKLDQAQYRELEAFSKFGSDLDAATKSVLDKGARNVEILKQGQFSPMSVEKQTAIIYAGTKNLMRSVPVNKIREFEAEYLQQLELRHPEALQALKAGKLDDATATLEKVAKELSGKY; the protein is encoded by the coding sequence ATGGTAGAGGTAAGACCAGATGAAGTATCGGCAATTATCAGACAACAATTGTCGGGCTTTAAATCAGAAGCTGAACTGGAAGAAATTGGTACCGTATTACAAGTGGGTGATGGTATCGCCCGTGTATATGGTTTAACTAAAGTTCAGGCCGGTGAGCTCGTTGAATTTGAAAGCGGTTTACAAGGTATTGTATTGAACCTTGAAGAAGATAATGTTGGTGTGGTTTTGTTAGGCCCTTCAGACAATATCAAAGAAGGTGATACCATCAAAAGAACCAAAAAAATCGCCTCTATTAAAGTAGGTGAAGGTATGCTTGGCCGTGTGGTAAACACAATGGGCGAGCCTATCGATGGTAAAGGACCAATTTTAGGTGAAACTTATGAGATGCCGATTGAGCGTAGAGCTCCGGGGGTAATCTACCGTCAGCCGGTAACTGAGCCTTTACAAACTGGTATCAAAGCTATCGATGCCATGATCCCAATTGGTCGTGGTCAGCGTGAGTTGGTTATCGGTGACCGTCAGACTGGTAAAAGTGCCGTTTGTATCGATACCATCATCAACCAAAAAGAATTTTATGATGCAGGTAAACCTGTATTGTGTATATATGTAGCTTGTGGTCAAAAAGCAAGTACTGTAGCTAACGTTGTACGTACTTTAGAAGAAAACGGTGCAATGGCTTATACAGTAGTCATTTCAGCTTCTGCTGCAGATCCAGCTCCGTTACAGTTTTATGCTCCTTTCTCAGGTGCTGCAATTGGTGAGTACTTCCGTGATACAGGTCGCCCGGCATTGATCGTTTATGATGATTTGTCTAAACAAGCTGTAGCTTACCGTGAGGTATCTTTATTACTTCGTCGTCCACCAGGACGTGAGGCTTATCCAGGAGACGTATTTTACCTGCACAGTCGTTTATTAGAGCGTGCGGCAAAAATCAACTCTAACGATGACATCGCAAAAAACATGAACGACTTACCTGAGTCTATCAAACATTTGGTAAAAGGTGGCGGTTCATTAACAGCTTTGCCAATTATCGAAACTCAGGCAGGTGACGTTTCAGCGTATATCCCAACCAACGTAATTTCAATTACTGACGGACAGATCTTCCTGGAGTCAAACTTGTTTAACTCAGGTGTTCGTCCGGCAATTAACGTAGGTATCTCGGTATCACGTGTGGGTGGTAACGCTCAAATTAAATCCATGAAAAAAGTAGCTGGTACGTTGAAATTAGACCAGGCTCAATACCGTGAGTTAGAGGCTTTCTCTAAATTCGGATCTGACCTGGATGCTGCAACAAAATCAGTATTGGATAAAGGTGCACGTAACGTAGAGATCCTTAAACAAGGACAGTTCTCTCCAATGAGTGTAGAAAAACAAACTGCAATCATTTACGCAGGTACTAAAAACCTAATGCGTTCTGTTCCTGTAAACAAAATCAGAGAATTTGAAGCAGAATACTTACAGCAATTAGAATTGCGTCACCCAGAAGCTTTACAAGCCTTAAAAGCTGGTAAATTGGATGATGCTACCGCAACTCTTGAAAAAGTAGCGAAAGAACTGTCAGGTAAATACTAA
- the atpG gene encoding ATP synthase F1 subunit gamma translates to MANLKEVRIRISSVQSTQQITKAMKMVSAAKLKRATNAIVQLRPYATKLKEILGNLSASLEGSSSPYIQEREPNKVLIVAVSSNRGLAGAFNMNVIKATNNMISGKYSEQYKNGNVSVVAIGKKTQDFYEKRGYNVIGNNNEVFSALTFENVTKITDAIMSGFAKGEFDRVELVYNRFKNAAVQIVTTEQLLPLPKQEEVTEVKNAHKVDYILEPSQSEIVEQLIPKSIKVQLYKAVLDSHASEHGARMTSMDKATENAGELLKALKLSYNQARQAAITTELTEIVSGAAALNG, encoded by the coding sequence ATGGCTAATTTAAAAGAAGTAAGAATTCGTATATCATCGGTACAGTCTACACAGCAAATCACAAAAGCTATGAAGATGGTTTCGGCTGCAAAGCTTAAACGTGCAACCAATGCAATCGTACAATTGCGTCCCTATGCAACCAAACTGAAAGAGATTTTAGGTAATCTGTCTGCAAGTTTGGAAGGATCTTCCTCTCCTTATATACAGGAACGTGAACCCAACAAAGTATTGATTGTTGCCGTATCTTCTAACCGTGGTTTGGCTGGTGCATTTAACATGAATGTAATCAAGGCCACCAACAATATGATTTCCGGAAAATACAGCGAGCAGTATAAAAATGGAAATGTTAGTGTTGTAGCTATTGGTAAAAAGACTCAGGATTTTTACGAGAAACGTGGATATAACGTAATTGGCAACAACAACGAAGTATTTTCTGCTCTTACTTTTGAAAATGTAACAAAAATTACAGACGCTATTATGTCTGGATTTGCTAAAGGTGAGTTTGACCGTGTAGAGCTGGTATACAACCGTTTCAAAAACGCTGCCGTACAAATTGTAACTACAGAACAATTGTTGCCATTGCCTAAGCAGGAAGAAGTAACAGAGGTTAAAAACGCGCATAAAGTAGACTATATCCTTGAGCCATCACAGTCAGAAATTGTAGAGCAATTGATTCCTAAATCTATCAAGGTTCAATTGTATAAAGCAGTTTTAGATTCACATGCTTCAGAGCATGGTGCAAGGATGACTTCAATGGATAAAGCAACTGAAAATGCGGGAGAATTGTTGAAAGCCTTAAAACTTTCTTATAACCAGGCGCGTCAGGCTGCAATTACTACAGAGTTAACAGAGATTGTAAGTGGTGCCGCGGCACTAAACGGATAA
- the atpE gene encoding ATP synthase F0 subunit C: MTGSIAAIGAGLAAIGAGMGIGKIGSSAMEGIARQPEAASKIQTAMLIAAAFVEAVALFAVVVALV, encoded by the coding sequence ATTACAGGAAGTATTGCTGCAATTGGTGCTGGTTTAGCCGCTATCGGCGCTGGTATGGGTATCGGAAAAATCGGTAGCTCTGCTATGGAAGGTATTGCTCGTCAGCCAGAGGCAGCCTCTAAAATTCAAACTGCGATGTTGATCGCTGCTGCATTCGTTGAAGCAGTTGCGCTTTTCGCGGTAGTAGTTGCATTAGTGTAA
- the ruvC gene encoding crossover junction endodeoxyribonuclease RuvC, giving the protein MLVEKKERVIMGIDPGTAIMGYGVILERGNKLELISMGVVKMGHLDDHFLKLQRIFEKTVALIDEYKPDALAIEAPFYGKNIQVMLKLGRAQGIAMAAGLSRNIPITEYAPRKIKQSITGNGSAGKEQVAAMLQRLLNFKEQPEFLDATDGLAIAVCHSFQRISTSGKSKVYSGWEAFAKDNTKRLK; this is encoded by the coding sequence ATGTTGGTGGAAAAAAAGGAACGGGTGATTATGGGGATAGATCCCGGAACGGCGATAATGGGTTACGGGGTGATATTGGAGCGGGGTAATAAGTTGGAACTGATTAGCATGGGCGTGGTAAAAATGGGGCACCTGGACGATCACTTTCTGAAACTACAACGCATTTTTGAGAAAACAGTAGCCCTTATTGACGAATATAAACCGGACGCCCTGGCCATTGAAGCGCCTTTTTACGGTAAAAATATCCAGGTTATGCTTAAGCTGGGGCGTGCGCAAGGCATTGCAATGGCTGCCGGACTGTCCAGAAACATACCGATAACGGAATATGCGCCCCGAAAAATTAAACAATCTATTACGGGTAATGGAAGTGCGGGAAAAGAGCAGGTGGCGGCAATGCTGCAGCGCTTGCTGAACTTTAAAGAACAGCCGGAATTTTTAGATGCCACAGACGGACTGGCGATTGCGGTTTGCCATTCCTTTCAAAGAATTAGTACGAGTGGTAAAAGTAAGGTGTACTCCGGATGGGAAGCCTTTGCGAAAGACAATACAAAAAGGCTGAAGTAA
- the lnt gene encoding apolipoprotein N-acyltransferase has translation MKIKQTYLLALGSSFLMWLAWPPHTFAAPLLFIGLVPLLIALDRLMKEGGPKTGKKVFLTAGLSFFVWNTASIYWVFNAINSFSTGAISTVISLLVSLIPYGLGALLMTFAFWLHYRLQRVVANRKITWLALVSFYVSMEYLHQSWDLAFPWMTLGNGLSGLHQLAQWYDYTGVYGGSVWILVSNILAFEAYKTLTSKSYTGYLKFRPLAIWLMVLIFPAIASLVKYNQYTEKQMPVNVVAVQPNIDPYGKYGYISAQTQLEILTHLSDSVAQTNTEYFIWPETALTDYTDEDQVRTSRDYAYLQQFLNKYKNGTLITGVESIKKYSDKKTLTAKQDINSGMWYDNYNSAMQVENSSNVQFYHKSKLVPGVEKMPFPKVFSFLAPVFEGLGGTASGWGWQDHPGVFYAQSGTGVAPVICYESLWGSWIGQAVKDGAQFIAIITNDGWWGNTSGKDQHLLYAKLRAIETRRWIVRSANTGISAFINQKGDIVQESKWWTRNALKADLNLNDQLTFYVKSGDILAQLLSVFALLLALVIPYHTWLRKKKI, from the coding sequence ATGAAAATTAAGCAAACTTACCTGCTGGCTTTGGGCAGCTCATTCTTAATGTGGCTGGCCTGGCCACCACATACTTTTGCTGCCCCGCTGTTGTTCATTGGCCTGGTTCCTTTGCTCATTGCCTTAGACCGGCTGATGAAAGAAGGTGGCCCTAAAACTGGCAAAAAGGTATTTCTTACAGCAGGCCTGTCATTTTTTGTTTGGAACACGGCGAGCATTTACTGGGTATTTAATGCCATCAATTCCTTTAGCACAGGTGCCATCAGTACCGTTATCTCCCTCCTGGTTTCTTTAATTCCATATGGCTTGGGCGCTTTACTGATGACTTTTGCTTTCTGGTTACACTATCGTTTACAGCGGGTTGTTGCAAACAGAAAAATCACCTGGCTTGCCTTGGTTAGCTTTTACGTGTCTATGGAATACCTGCACCAGAGCTGGGACCTCGCTTTTCCATGGATGACACTGGGCAATGGCCTTTCTGGTTTGCACCAACTGGCGCAGTGGTATGATTATACAGGTGTATATGGAGGATCTGTCTGGATTTTAGTCAGCAACATTCTGGCATTTGAAGCCTATAAAACGCTAACATCAAAATCTTATACCGGCTATTTAAAGTTCCGTCCGCTGGCCATCTGGCTCATGGTGCTAATTTTCCCAGCCATAGCTTCATTGGTTAAATATAACCAGTACACAGAAAAGCAAATGCCGGTTAACGTAGTCGCGGTACAACCAAACATAGATCCGTATGGTAAATATGGCTACATTTCCGCTCAAACTCAGCTTGAAATTCTTACCCATTTATCAGATTCAGTCGCGCAAACCAATACAGAATACTTTATATGGCCAGAAACAGCCCTTACGGATTATACCGATGAAGACCAGGTTCGCACAAGCCGGGATTATGCCTATTTGCAGCAATTTTTAAACAAATATAAAAACGGAACCTTAATTACAGGTGTAGAAAGCATTAAGAAGTACAGCGACAAAAAAACGCTGACGGCAAAGCAAGACATCAATAGCGGCATGTGGTACGACAATTACAATTCGGCCATGCAAGTAGAAAACTCTTCTAATGTGCAATTTTACCACAAATCTAAATTGGTTCCCGGCGTAGAAAAAATGCCTTTCCCTAAAGTGTTCTCCTTTCTTGCACCAGTCTTTGAAGGCTTGGGGGGCACCGCCTCCGGCTGGGGATGGCAGGATCATCCCGGCGTATTTTACGCACAAAGCGGCACAGGCGTAGCGCCTGTAATATGTTATGAATCGTTATGGGGCAGCTGGATTGGTCAGGCGGTTAAAGATGGCGCTCAGTTTATAGCCATCATCACCAACGATGGTTGGTGGGGAAATACTTCAGGCAAAGACCAGCACCTGCTGTATGCTAAACTCCGGGCAATAGAAACCAGACGCTGGATTGTACGCTCTGCCAATACCGGTATCTCTGCATTCATCAATCAAAAAGGAGACATCGTACAGGAGAGTAAATGGTGGACCCGCAATGCCCTTAAAGCCGACCTGAATTTAAATGATCAGCTTACCTTTTACGTTAAAAGTGGCGATATCCTGGCACAATTACTGAGTGTTTTTGCGCTCCTGCTGGCCCTTGTTATTCCTTATCACACCTGGTTAAGAAAAAAGAAAATCTAA
- the atpF gene encoding F0F1 ATP synthase subunit B → MELLVPEIGLVVFQTIAFLLLMFLLTKFAWKPILAAIKEREHTIDEALNKAELAKQEMVRLAAQNEDLMKEARAERDLILKEAKTLKDSIVSEAKHHAQAEGAKLIEKAKIEIENQKKAALSELKGQVSALSLEIAERVLRTQLDDKSKQQELVASLLKDVELN, encoded by the coding sequence ATGGAATTATTAGTCCCTGAAATTGGTTTAGTTGTTTTTCAAACAATCGCATTTTTATTGTTGATGTTTCTTTTAACCAAGTTTGCATGGAAACCAATCCTTGCAGCGATAAAAGAACGTGAGCATACCATTGATGAAGCTTTAAATAAAGCTGAACTGGCAAAACAGGAAATGGTACGTTTGGCTGCGCAAAACGAAGACTTAATGAAAGAAGCACGTGCTGAACGTGATTTGATTTTGAAAGAGGCAAAAACATTAAAAGACAGTATCGTTAGCGAAGCAAAACACCATGCGCAGGCTGAAGGTGCTAAACTGATTGAAAAAGCTAAAATCGAAATTGAAAACCAGAAAAAAGCAGCCTTATCTGAATTGAAAGGTCAGGTTTCTGCTTTATCACTGGAAATCGCGGAACGTGTATTACGTACTCAACTTGATGACAAAAGCAAACAACAAGAGCTTGTTGCCAGCCTTTTGAAAGACGTTGAATTAAACTAA